One window of the Azospirillum sp. TSH58 genome contains the following:
- a CDS encoding long-chain fatty acid--CoA ligase produces MGDAARKLPDQSWTLGYPPDVDWNAPIPVKPLTALLEDAAARFAERPFLDFMGKRTTYAEVARMVERAARGFQAIGVGKGVRVGLFLPNTPYYVICYFAILKAGGTVVNFNPLYAERELHHQITDSGVELMVTLDLKVLYGKMARMLAESGLKRLVICPMADILPFPKNWLFPIAKRAEVARIPADDRHLSFRQLVANDGAPKPVAIDPVEDVAVLQYTGGTTGVPKGAMLTHANLYANTEQCSLWFVGARQGEERMLGVLPFFHVFAMTVVMNFSIRIGAEIVMLPRFELDQVMETIHARKPTLFPAVPTIYTAINHHKHLEKYDLSSIRYCLSGGAPLPVEVKEAFERNTGCVLVEGYGLSESSPVATANPVSGLNKAGSIGLPLPGTMIEIVSLEEPRRVLPVGEKGEVCIRGPQVMKGYWNKPSETALTLVDGRLHTGDVGYMDEDGYTHIVDRIKDMILCSGFNVYPRNVEEAIYLHPAVAECVVAGLPDEYRGQTVKAYIRVDDGKTLTREELIDFLKDKLSPIEMPKAVEFRGELPKTMIGKLSRKALLDEEEERRKGA; encoded by the coding sequence ATGGGGGATGCGGCCCGCAAACTGCCGGACCAGAGCTGGACCCTGGGTTATCCGCCCGACGTGGACTGGAACGCGCCGATTCCGGTGAAACCGCTGACCGCGCTGCTGGAGGACGCAGCGGCCCGTTTCGCGGAACGCCCCTTCCTGGACTTCATGGGCAAACGCACGACCTACGCGGAGGTGGCGCGGATGGTGGAGCGCGCCGCCCGAGGCTTCCAGGCGATCGGCGTCGGCAAGGGCGTGCGCGTCGGGCTGTTCCTGCCCAACACGCCCTATTACGTGATCTGCTACTTCGCGATCCTGAAGGCCGGCGGGACGGTGGTGAACTTCAACCCCCTCTACGCCGAGCGGGAGCTGCATCACCAGATCACCGACAGCGGCGTCGAGCTGATGGTCACGCTCGACCTCAAGGTCCTCTACGGCAAGATGGCGCGGATGCTCGCCGAATCGGGGCTGAAGCGGCTGGTGATCTGCCCGATGGCCGACATCCTGCCCTTCCCCAAGAACTGGCTGTTCCCCATCGCGAAGCGGGCGGAGGTCGCGCGCATCCCCGCGGACGACCGCCACCTGTCCTTCCGCCAGCTGGTCGCCAACGACGGCGCCCCGAAACCGGTCGCCATCGACCCGGTGGAGGATGTGGCGGTGCTGCAATACACCGGCGGCACCACCGGCGTGCCCAAGGGCGCCATGCTGACCCACGCCAACCTCTACGCCAACACCGAGCAGTGCAGCCTGTGGTTCGTCGGCGCGCGGCAGGGGGAGGAGCGGATGCTGGGCGTGCTGCCCTTCTTCCACGTCTTCGCCATGACGGTGGTGATGAACTTCAGCATCCGCATCGGGGCGGAGATCGTGATGCTGCCGCGCTTCGAGCTGGATCAGGTGATGGAGACCATCCACGCCAGGAAGCCGACGCTGTTCCCGGCGGTGCCGACCATCTACACGGCGATCAACCACCACAAGCATCTGGAGAAGTACGACCTCTCCTCGATCCGCTACTGCCTGTCGGGCGGCGCCCCCCTGCCGGTGGAGGTGAAGGAGGCGTTCGAGCGGAACACCGGCTGCGTGCTGGTGGAGGGCTACGGCCTGTCCGAGTCCTCGCCCGTCGCCACGGCGAATCCGGTGTCCGGGCTGAACAAGGCCGGCTCCATCGGGCTGCCCCTGCCCGGCACGATGATCGAGATCGTCAGCCTGGAGGAGCCGCGCCGCGTCCTGCCCGTCGGCGAGAAGGGCGAGGTGTGCATCCGCGGCCCGCAGGTGATGAAGGGCTACTGGAACAAGCCGTCCGAAACGGCGCTGACCCTGGTGGACGGGCGCCTGCACACCGGCGACGTCGGCTACATGGACGAGGACGGCTACACCCACATCGTCGACCGCATCAAGGACATGATCCTGTGCAGCGGCTTCAACGTCTACCCGCGCAACGTCGAGGAGGCGATCTACCTGCACCCCGCCGTCGCCGAATGCGTGGTCGCCGGCCTGCCCGACGAGTACCGCGGCCAGACGGTGAAGGCCTACATCCGCGTCGACGACGGCAAGACCCTGACGCGGGAGGAGCTGATCGACTTCCTCAAGGACAAGCTCTCGCCCATCGAGATGCCCAAGGCGGTCGAGTTCCGCGGCGAGCTGCCCAAGACGATGATCGGCAAGCTGTCGCGCAAGGCCCTGCTCGACGAGGAGGAGGAGCGGCGGAAGGGTGCATGA
- the rfaD gene encoding ADP-glyceromanno-heptose 6-epimerase gives MIVVTGGAGFIGSNLVAALAARGITNVAVIDRFGDGEKWQNLAKRELATLVAPENALAFLDQHAAEIDVIFHLGAISATTERDVDRIVANNVALTLDLWRWSSWRGARLIYASSAATYGDGSAGFDDDGSPEALAALRPLNAYGWSKHLIDRRVARVVSEGDIVPPQWAGLKFFNVYGPNERHKDDMMSVVAKLHPRLTAGEPARLFKSHRPEFEDGGQLRDFIFVDDCVAVMLWLYDNPQVSGLFNVGTGKARSFKDLALATFAALGLEPRVEYFDMPAELQGKYQYFTEARTERLRAAGFDQPFTELEEGVRRYVQDFLSQPDPYR, from the coding sequence ATGATCGTGGTCACCGGTGGGGCCGGTTTCATCGGCTCGAACCTCGTGGCGGCCCTGGCCGCGCGCGGGATCACCAACGTCGCGGTGATCGACCGCTTCGGCGACGGGGAGAAGTGGCAGAATCTCGCCAAGCGGGAACTCGCCACCCTCGTCGCGCCGGAAAACGCGCTGGCCTTCCTCGACCAGCACGCCGCGGAGATCGACGTGATCTTCCACCTCGGCGCCATCTCGGCGACGACGGAGCGCGACGTGGACCGGATCGTCGCCAACAACGTGGCGCTGACGCTGGACCTCTGGCGCTGGTCCTCGTGGCGGGGCGCCCGGCTGATCTACGCCTCCTCCGCCGCGACCTACGGCGACGGCTCCGCCGGCTTCGACGACGATGGCTCGCCGGAAGCGCTGGCGGCCCTGCGCCCGCTCAACGCCTATGGCTGGTCCAAGCATCTGATCGACCGCCGCGTCGCCCGCGTGGTGAGCGAGGGCGACATCGTCCCGCCGCAGTGGGCGGGCCTGAAGTTCTTCAACGTCTACGGCCCCAACGAGCGGCACAAGGACGACATGATGAGCGTCGTCGCCAAGCTGCACCCCAGGCTCACGGCCGGGGAGCCGGCGCGGCTGTTCAAGTCGCACCGCCCGGAGTTCGAGGACGGCGGGCAGCTCCGCGACTTCATCTTCGTGGACGACTGCGTGGCGGTGATGCTGTGGCTGTACGACAACCCGCAGGTCAGCGGGCTGTTCAACGTCGGCACCGGCAAGGCGCGCAGCTTCAAGGATCTGGCGCTCGCCACCTTCGCCGCGCTGGGGCTGGAGCCGCGGGTCGAGTATTTCGACATGCCGGCCGAGCTTCAGGGCAAGTACCAGTATTTCACCGAGGCGCGCACCGAACGCCTGCGCGCCGCCGGATTCGACCAGCCCTTCACCGAGCTGGAGGAGGGCGTGCGCCGCTACGTCCAGGATTTCCTGTCGCAGCCCGACCCCTACCGCTGA
- the lgt gene encoding prolipoprotein diacylglyceryl transferase, translating into MLAIAFPAIDPVAFELGPIVIRWYALAYLAGFVLGWRYCLALARSTPGRPSAEDYDDFLTWAVVGVILGGRIGYVLFYNLPFYLQNPLDALMVWHGGMSFHGGLIGVLGAILLFCWKRGLSPLAFGDLIAAAAPIGLFFGRIANFINGELYGRPAPDVSWAVVFPRDPLQVPRHPSQLYEAFLEGAVLFVLLAILVRMPAVRGRAGMTAGIFFIGYGLSRIIAEFFREPDAQLGFLYAGATMGQLLSVPMVLFGVWLVAQARRRPAAV; encoded by the coding sequence ATGCTCGCCATCGCCTTCCCCGCCATCGACCCCGTGGCGTTCGAACTCGGGCCGATCGTCATCCGCTGGTACGCGCTGGCCTATCTGGCGGGCTTCGTGCTCGGCTGGCGCTACTGCCTGGCGCTGGCCCGCAGCACGCCGGGCCGCCCCTCGGCGGAGGATTACGACGACTTCCTGACCTGGGCCGTGGTCGGCGTCATCCTGGGCGGGCGGATCGGCTACGTGCTGTTCTACAACCTGCCCTTCTACCTCCAGAATCCGCTCGACGCGCTGATGGTCTGGCACGGCGGCATGTCCTTCCACGGCGGCCTGATCGGCGTGTTGGGCGCGATCCTGCTGTTCTGCTGGAAGCGCGGCCTGTCGCCGCTGGCCTTCGGCGACCTGATCGCGGCGGCGGCCCCCATCGGCCTGTTCTTCGGCCGCATCGCCAACTTCATCAACGGCGAGCTGTACGGCCGCCCGGCGCCCGACGTGTCCTGGGCGGTGGTGTTCCCGCGCGACCCGCTCCAGGTGCCGCGGCACCCCAGTCAGCTCTATGAAGCCTTTCTGGAGGGGGCGGTCCTGTTCGTCCTCCTGGCCATTCTGGTGCGGATGCCCGCCGTGCGCGGGCGGGCCGGCATGACGGCGGGCATCTTCTTCATCGGCTACGGCCTGTCGCGAATCATCGCGGAGTTCTTCCGCGAGCCGGACGCGCAGCTCGGCTTCCTCTACGCCGGGGCGACGATGGGACAACTTCTGTCCGTGCCGATGGTTCTGTTCGGTGTCTGGCTGGTCGCCCAGGCCCGCCGCCGCCCCGCCGCCGTCTGA
- a CDS encoding class I SAM-dependent methyltransferase, giving the protein MSDAPDSLAHHLARRILMDGPLSVAAFMAEALGHPRFGYYMRQDPFGVSGDFTTAPEISQMFGELAGLWCVDTWARLGGPAPFHLVELGPGRGTLMQDALRAAALVPAFRDAARVHLVETSPTLRARQQETLAGVPVTWHDRLEDVPAGPTLILANEFFDALPIRQVQKTNHGWFERLVDLDPAAPANTPADTPRFRFVLEAFGSAGARLIPPALRDAPEGSVVEVSPASQAVARLIGERLAAHPGAALVIDYGYRGGPAVGDTLQALRRHAYAPVLDAPGEADLTAHVDFAAIAAAARESGAESFGPVDQGDWLARLGIQPRAAALKRGATAKQAADIDSALARLIAPDQMGTLFKVVALASPGLGPPAGFESPEPAS; this is encoded by the coding sequence ATGAGTGACGCCCCGGACAGCCTCGCCCACCACCTCGCCCGCCGCATCCTGATGGACGGGCCGCTGTCGGTCGCCGCCTTCATGGCGGAGGCGTTGGGGCATCCGCGCTTCGGCTACTACATGCGCCAGGACCCCTTCGGCGTGTCCGGCGACTTCACCACCGCTCCGGAAATCAGCCAGATGTTCGGCGAGCTGGCCGGGCTGTGGTGCGTCGACACCTGGGCGCGGCTGGGCGGCCCCGCCCCCTTCCATCTGGTGGAGCTGGGGCCGGGCCGCGGCACGCTGATGCAGGACGCCCTGCGCGCCGCCGCGCTCGTCCCCGCCTTCCGCGACGCCGCCCGGGTCCATCTCGTGGAGACCAGCCCGACGCTGCGCGCCCGCCAGCAGGAAACGCTGGCCGGCGTTCCGGTCACGTGGCACGACCGGCTGGAGGACGTGCCCGCGGGCCCGACCTTGATCCTCGCCAACGAGTTCTTCGACGCCCTGCCCATCCGTCAGGTCCAGAAGACCAACCACGGCTGGTTCGAGCGGCTGGTCGACCTCGACCCCGCCGCGCCCGCCAATACGCCGGCCGACACGCCCCGCTTCCGCTTCGTCCTGGAGGCCTTCGGCAGCGCCGGCGCCCGGCTGATCCCGCCGGCCCTGCGCGACGCGCCGGAGGGCAGCGTGGTCGAGGTCTCCCCGGCCTCCCAGGCGGTGGCCCGCCTGATCGGGGAGCGTCTGGCCGCCCACCCCGGCGCGGCCCTGGTGATCGACTACGGCTACCGCGGCGGGCCGGCGGTCGGCGACACGCTCCAGGCGCTGCGCCGCCACGCCTACGCCCCGGTGCTGGACGCGCCGGGCGAGGCCGACCTGACCGCCCATGTGGACTTCGCCGCCATCGCCGCCGCCGCGCGCGAGAGCGGGGCGGAGAGCTTCGGGCCGGTGGACCAGGGCGACTGGCTCGCCCGATTGGGAATCCAGCCGCGCGCCGCCGCGCTGAAGCGCGGCGCGACGGCCAAGCAGGCCGCGGACATCGACTCCGCACTGGCCCGCTTGATCGCGCCCGACCAAATGGGCACCCTCTTCAAGGTGGTGGCCCTCGCCTCCCCCGGCCTGGGGCCTCCGGCGGGCTTCGAAAGCCCGGAACCGGCATCCTAG
- the pgeF gene encoding peptidoglycan editing factor PgeF: MITLGALNDITHIRHAFFTRTGGVSTGLYASLNVGFGSGDAPAAVAENRARAAARMDVPPERLVTCYQVHSPTCVAVTEPWTPDQAPHADAMATDRPGIALGILTADCAPVLFADEKARVIGAAHAGWKGAKGGVLEATIERMVELGAKRNRIVAAIGPCIAQRSYEVGPEFPASFLDEDPRNRDYFAPARRTDHFLFDLAGYITRRLGDTGVEIIQRCPNDTVVEEDRFFSYRRSCLRGEKDYGRGLSAIVLQG, translated from the coding sequence GTGATTACGCTTGGCGCGCTGAACGACATCACCCACATCCGACACGCCTTCTTCACCCGCACCGGCGGCGTGTCGACGGGGCTGTACGCCTCGCTGAACGTCGGCTTCGGGTCCGGGGACGCGCCCGCCGCCGTGGCGGAGAACCGCGCGCGCGCCGCGGCCCGCATGGACGTTCCGCCGGAGCGGCTCGTCACCTGCTATCAGGTGCACAGCCCGACCTGCGTCGCCGTCACCGAGCCCTGGACGCCCGATCAGGCGCCCCACGCCGACGCCATGGCGACCGACCGTCCGGGCATCGCGCTGGGCATCCTGACCGCCGACTGCGCGCCGGTGCTGTTCGCCGACGAGAAGGCCCGCGTCATCGGCGCCGCCCACGCCGGCTGGAAGGGCGCCAAGGGCGGCGTGCTGGAGGCGACCATCGAGCGCATGGTGGAGCTGGGCGCCAAGCGCAACCGCATCGTCGCCGCCATCGGCCCCTGCATCGCCCAGCGCTCCTACGAGGTCGGGCCGGAGTTCCCCGCCTCCTTCCTCGATGAGGACCCGCGCAACCGCGACTATTTCGCACCGGCCCGCCGCACCGACCATTTCCTGTTCGATCTGGCCGGCTACATCACCCGCCGCCTGGGCGACACCGGGGTGGAGATCATCCAGCGCTGCCCCAACGACACGGTCGTCGAGGAGGACCGCTTCTTCAGCTACCGCCGCTCCTGCCTGCGCGGCGAGAAGGATTATGGGCGCGGCCTGTCGGCCATCGTCCTTCAGGGCTGA
- a CDS encoding bacteriohemerythrin — MTMDAHRDETHRSDGRGDWRSARMVLDNGGLDADHRMQHELIRRFVALPGEEAGRRQALALLSELRRVSVRHFLREERVQASMRYPHLEEHRGQHRRLATLLDDIIGQVDAEESAFEYAYVKAKADELLQFWFFDHFVKADLPMKSHLAKFAVR; from the coding sequence ATGACGATGGACGCGCACCGGGACGAGACGCATCGGAGTGATGGGCGGGGCGATTGGCGCAGCGCGCGGATGGTGCTCGACAACGGCGGGCTGGACGCCGACCACCGGATGCAGCACGAGCTGATCCGCCGCTTCGTCGCCCTGCCGGGCGAGGAAGCGGGGCGCAGGCAGGCGCTGGCCCTGCTGAGCGAGCTGCGCCGCGTCTCGGTCCGCCATTTCCTGCGGGAGGAGCGGGTCCAGGCCTCGATGCGCTACCCGCATCTGGAGGAGCACCGGGGGCAGCACCGCCGGCTGGCCACCCTCCTGGACGACATCATCGGGCAGGTGGACGCCGAGGAGTCGGCCTTCGAGTACGCCTATGTGAAGGCCAAGGCGGACGAGCTTCTGCAATTCTGGTTCTTCGACCATTTCGTGAAGGCCGACCTGCCCATGAAATCGCACCTTGCGAAGTTCGCGGTGCGGTGA
- a CDS encoding ribose-phosphate pyrophosphokinase encodes MKVLAGNSNRPLAEAISTCLGVPLTKASIRRFSDMEVFVEILENVRGEDVFVVQSTSFPANDNLMELLVTIDALRRGSARRITAVLPYYGYARQDRKTGPRTPISAKLVANLITQAGANRVLTMDLHAGQIQGFFDIPTDNLMAAPVFEKDIRATFEDIGEVTMVSPDVGGVVRARSLAKRLDADLAIIDKRRERAGVSEVMNIIGDVKNRRCILLDDIVDSGGTLCNAAVALMDAGAKSVHAYCTHGVLSGGAVARVAVSPLEQLVTTDSIQATEAVRVSRNIRQLTIAPLLADAITRISEERSVSSLFS; translated from the coding sequence ATGAAGGTGCTTGCCGGCAACAGCAACCGTCCGCTGGCCGAGGCCATCTCCACCTGTCTCGGCGTGCCGCTGACCAAAGCGAGCATCCGCCGTTTTTCGGACATGGAGGTGTTCGTCGAAATCCTGGAGAACGTGCGCGGCGAAGACGTGTTCGTGGTCCAGTCGACGTCGTTCCCGGCCAACGACAACCTGATGGAGCTGCTGGTCACCATCGACGCCCTGCGTCGCGGGTCGGCCCGGCGCATCACGGCGGTCCTCCCCTACTACGGCTATGCGCGCCAGGATCGCAAGACCGGCCCGCGCACGCCGATCTCGGCCAAGCTGGTCGCCAACCTCATCACCCAGGCCGGCGCCAACCGCGTGCTGACCATGGACCTGCATGCGGGCCAGATCCAGGGCTTCTTCGACATCCCGACCGACAACCTGATGGCCGCCCCGGTGTTCGAGAAGGACATCCGCGCGACCTTCGAGGACATCGGCGAGGTGACGATGGTGTCGCCCGACGTCGGCGGCGTGGTGCGCGCCCGCTCGCTGGCCAAGCGGCTGGACGCCGATCTCGCCATCATCGACAAGCGGCGTGAGCGCGCCGGCGTGTCGGAGGTGATGAACATCATCGGCGACGTCAAGAACCGCCGCTGCATCCTGCTCGACGACATCGTGGATTCGGGCGGCACGCTGTGCAACGCCGCGGTCGCCCTGATGGACGCCGGCGCGAAGTCGGTCCACGCCTACTGCACCCACGGCGTCCTGTCCGGCGGTGCGGTGGCCCGCGTGGCTGTGTCGCCGCTGGAGCAGCTGGTCACCACCGACAGCATCCAGGCGACCGAGGCCGTGCGCGTGTCCCGCAACATCCGCCAGCTGACCATCGCCCCGCTGCTCGCCGACGCGATCACCCGCATCAGCGAGGAACGTTCGGTGTCGAGCCTGTTCTCGTAA
- a CDS encoding 50S ribosomal protein L25/general stress protein Ctc, with amino-acid sequence MTQIVPLSAEARDRAGKGTARQTRRDGRIPAVIYGGKQAPIMISLEKFAFTRVLNQAGFFTHLFDVTVDGATHRVLPRDVQFHPVTDVPLHVDFLRVSADTRTTVQVPVEFVDQEKSPGLKRGGVLNIVRHELDVTVSAGNIPEQITISCEGYDVGDSIHISAVKLPEGVASTITDRDFTIATIVAPSGLKSEEAEGAEAAAS; translated from the coding sequence ATGACGCAGATCGTTCCGCTCAGCGCCGAAGCGCGCGACCGGGCCGGCAAGGGGACCGCCCGCCAGACCCGTCGTGATGGCCGTATCCCGGCCGTGATCTACGGTGGCAAGCAGGCCCCCATCATGATTTCGCTGGAGAAGTTCGCGTTCACCCGCGTCCTGAACCAGGCGGGCTTCTTCACGCACCTGTTCGACGTCACCGTCGATGGCGCCACCCACCGGGTCCTGCCGCGCGATGTGCAGTTCCATCCGGTCACCGACGTCCCGCTGCACGTCGACTTCCTGCGCGTCTCCGCCGACACCCGCACCACCGTGCAGGTTCCGGTCGAGTTCGTCGACCAGGAGAAGTCGCCGGGCCTGAAGCGCGGCGGCGTGCTGAACATCGTCCGCCACGAGCTGGACGTGACCGTCTCCGCCGGCAACATCCCGGAGCAGATCACGATCTCCTGCGAGGGCTACGACGTCGGCGATTCGATCCACATCTCCGCGGTGAAGCTGCCGGAGGGTGTCGCCTCGACCATCACCGACCGCGACTTCACGATCGCCACGATCGTCGCCCCGTCGGGCCTGAAGTCCGAAGAGGCCGAGGGCGCCGAGGCCGCCGCTTCCTGA
- the pth gene encoding aminoacyl-tRNA hydrolase: MLLLVGLGNPGAEYARNRHNIGFMAVEEIARRHGFGPWRKRFQGQTAEGTIGGEKVIALEPLTFMNLSGQSVTAAVQFFKLKPEDVVVIHDELDLPPGKLRVKKGGGHGGHNGLRSIDAHLGKEYWRIRLGIGHPGDKDRVSGYVLHDFAKAEQSWLDPLIDAVADAFPLVVKGQAENFMNKVTLATAPAK; this comes from the coding sequence ATGCTGCTGCTGGTGGGATTGGGCAACCCTGGCGCGGAATACGCGCGCAACCGGCACAACATCGGCTTCATGGCGGTGGAGGAGATTGCCCGCCGCCACGGCTTCGGCCCCTGGCGCAAGCGTTTCCAGGGCCAGACCGCCGAGGGCACGATCGGCGGCGAGAAGGTGATCGCCCTGGAGCCGCTGACCTTCATGAACCTGTCCGGCCAGTCGGTCACCGCGGCCGTCCAGTTCTTCAAGCTGAAGCCCGAGGACGTCGTCGTCATCCATGACGAGCTGGACCTGCCGCCCGGCAAGCTCCGGGTGAAGAAGGGCGGCGGGCATGGCGGGCACAACGGCCTGCGTTCCATCGACGCGCATCTCGGCAAGGAATACTGGCGCATCCGCCTGGGCATCGGCCATCCCGGCGACAAGGACCGGGTCAGCGGCTACGTCCTCCACGACTTCGCCAAGGCCGAGCAGAGCTGGCTCGACCCGCTGATCGACGCCGTCGCCGACGCCTTCCCGCTGGTCGTGAAGGGGCAAGCCGAGAACTTCATGAACAAGGTCACCCTGGCGACCGCACCCGCCAAATAG
- the yjfF gene encoding galactofuranose ABC transporter, permease protein YjfF — translation MIHRFLPLLVTSAVLVVGFLLCAAQFPNFASLRVVGNLLTDNAFLGITAVGMTFVILSGGIDLSVGAVIGFTTVLLAVLIEQGGWHPFSAFAVALAVAGGFGAAMGAVIHVFQMPPFIVTLAGMFVARGLGFVLSTDSIPINHPLYAELGDLALRFDGGGKLTLPALLMLGVVAAAVVCAHWTRFGANLYALGGNRQSAELMGVPVGRTTVAVYALSGLLAGLAGIVFSLYTGAGYSLAATGVELDTITAVVIGGTQLTGGYGYVIGTFIGVLIQGLIQTYITFDGSLSSWWTKIAIGVLLFVFILLQKGLLAVWTGRGGAPAEA, via the coding sequence ATGATCCACCGCTTCCTTCCCCTGCTGGTGACCAGCGCCGTCCTGGTGGTCGGCTTCCTGCTCTGCGCCGCGCAGTTTCCCAACTTCGCCTCGCTGCGGGTCGTCGGCAACCTGCTGACCGACAACGCCTTTCTCGGCATCACGGCGGTCGGCATGACCTTCGTGATCCTGTCGGGCGGCATCGACCTGTCGGTGGGGGCGGTGATCGGCTTCACCACCGTGCTGCTGGCGGTGCTGATCGAGCAGGGCGGCTGGCACCCCTTCTCCGCCTTCGCGGTGGCGCTGGCGGTGGCCGGCGGCTTCGGCGCGGCGATGGGCGCCGTCATCCACGTCTTCCAGATGCCGCCCTTCATCGTCACGCTGGCCGGCATGTTCGTCGCCCGCGGCCTCGGCTTCGTGCTGAGCACCGATTCCATTCCGATCAACCACCCGCTCTACGCGGAGCTGGGCGATCTGGCGCTGCGCTTCGACGGCGGGGGAAAGCTGACCTTGCCGGCGCTGCTGATGCTGGGGGTGGTCGCCGCCGCGGTGGTGTGCGCCCATTGGACGCGTTTCGGCGCCAACCTTTACGCGCTCGGCGGCAACCGCCAGTCGGCGGAGCTGATGGGCGTGCCGGTGGGCCGCACCACGGTGGCGGTCTACGCCCTGTCGGGGCTGCTGGCCGGGCTGGCCGGGATCGTCTTCTCGCTCTACACCGGGGCCGGCTATTCGCTGGCGGCGACGGGGGTGGAGCTGGACACCATCACCGCGGTGGTGATCGGCGGCACCCAGTTGACCGGGGGTTACGGCTATGTGATCGGCACCTTCATCGGCGTGCTGATCCAGGGGCTGATCCAGACCTACATCACCTTCGACGGCAGCCTCAGCAGCTGGTGGACGAAGATCGCCATCGGCGTCCTGCTGTTCGTCTTCATCCTGCTGCAGAAGGGCCTGCTGGCGGTCTGGACCGGCCGCGGCGGCGCCCCGGCGGAGGCGTGA
- a CDS encoding ABC transporter permease, translating into MTRPLPGPSRNLPQYGALAAVLLANWLLFPDFFSIRLQDGRLFGSLVDVLNRGAPVALLAVGMTMVIATRGVDLSVGAVMAISGAVAATLTQAGWGLAPVLAASLGAGLLCGLWNGLLVAVLRIQPIIATLILMVAGRGIAQLVTEGQIVTFTSPGLAFIGSGSFLTVPMPVVITAVLLGVTALLVRTTALGLMIEAVGVNRLSSAGAGVNTPVVLIAVYVWCGLCAAVAGLVVAADIRGADANNAGLWLELDAILAVVVGGTSLLGGRFGLLLSVVGALTIQAMNTGILLSGFKPEFNLIVKAGVLMVVLLLQSPTLTLFLPRPASPRPVRAPAKPKSPSPSAGA; encoded by the coding sequence ATGACGCGGCCGCTTCCCGGCCCGTCGCGCAACCTGCCGCAATACGGCGCGCTGGCCGCCGTGCTGCTGGCCAACTGGCTGCTCTTCCCCGACTTCTTTTCCATCCGGCTGCAGGACGGCCGGCTGTTCGGCAGTCTGGTCGACGTGCTGAACCGCGGCGCCCCGGTGGCGCTGCTCGCCGTCGGCATGACCATGGTCATCGCCACCCGCGGCGTCGACCTGTCGGTGGGTGCGGTGATGGCGATCTCCGGCGCGGTCGCCGCCACCCTGACCCAGGCGGGCTGGGGGCTGGCCCCGGTGCTGGCGGCGTCGCTGGGCGCCGGTCTGCTGTGCGGCCTGTGGAACGGCCTGCTGGTGGCGGTCCTGCGCATCCAGCCGATCATCGCCACCCTGATCCTGATGGTCGCCGGGCGCGGCATCGCCCAGCTGGTCACCGAGGGGCAGATCGTCACCTTCACCAGCCCCGGCCTCGCCTTCATCGGCAGCGGGTCCTTCCTGACCGTGCCGATGCCGGTGGTCATCACCGCCGTCCTGCTGGGGGTGACCGCGCTGCTGGTCCGGACGACCGCGCTGGGGCTGATGATCGAGGCGGTCGGCGTCAACCGGCTGTCCAGCGCCGGGGCGGGCGTCAACACGCCGGTCGTGCTGATCGCCGTCTATGTCTGGTGCGGCCTGTGCGCCGCGGTCGCCGGTCTGGTGGTCGCCGCCGACATCCGCGGCGCCGACGCCAACAACGCCGGCCTGTGGCTGGAGCTGGACGCCATCCTGGCGGTGGTGGTCGGCGGCACCTCCCTGCTCGGCGGCCGGTTCGGGCTGCTGCTGTCGGTGGTCGGGGCGCTGACCATCCAGGCGATGAACACCGGCATCCTGCTGAGCGGCTTCAAGCCGGAGTTCAACCTGATCGTCAAGGCGGGCGTCCTGATGGTCGTCCTGCTGCTGCAATCCCCGACCCTGACGCTGTTCCTGCCGCGTCCGGCAAGCCCCCGGCCGGTCCGGGCGCCAGCCAAGCCCAAGAGCCCAAGCCCGAGCGCGGGAGCGTGA